The nucleotide window GTTCATACCCGATCCGTATCATGCAGGTGAACGTTTGTACCGAACTGGTGACCTGGCGAGTTGGGAAGCAGATGGGACGATCCGGTTCTTAGGCAGACAGGATGATCAGATCAAGATCAGGGGATTCCGAGTAGAACTGGGAGAGATCGAACAACAGTTATTGTCCTATGAAGGGATCAATGAAGGAATAGTGCTGGCGAAAGGAGAAGGATCCGACAAGTATCTGGTGGCCTACTATGTTTCATCGGAACCTGTAGAAGCGGCTACCTTAAGAGGTCACTTATCCGCTCGATTACCAGAGTACATGCTGCCAACTTACTATGTGCACATGTCCTCATTCCCTGTGACCGCCAATGGCAAGCTGGACCGCAAGGCCTTACCTGATCCTGAGATAGGAGTAGGTGAAGATTACATGGCTCCATCGAATGAGACCGAACAGCAACTGGTACAGGTCTGGAGTGAAATATTGGAGTTGGATGCGGATAAAATCAGTGTTACAAAGAGCTTTTTTGAATTGGGAGGTAATTCGTTGAAAGCGATGGTGCTGGTGAATCGCCTGTCACAAGTGTTGGATCTATCGGTTCCGGTGAAGGACCTTTTTACTTATCAGGACATCAGGAGCTTGTCGAATCACCTGATGAGCCTGACCGCCCAGACACATGTAGCGATTCCGGGAGTACCCATGCAGGAATACTATGCCACTTCCTCAGCACAACAACGGATGTATTTTCTACAGGCGTTTGATCGGGGTTCACTGGCCTACAACATGCCTTATGTGCTGAAACTGGAAGGCAAACTGAACAAATCTGGACTGGAGCAGGCATTTCAGGGCCTGGTAGATCGCCATGAGGTATTGCGTACCACAATTGAAGTTGTGGAAGGGAAAGTGGTACAAAAAGTAAGGGAAGAAGTAGCGATTCAGATCAGCCATTACACCGCTGCAGCGGAGGATATAGTAGGAATCGTTGAAGGCTTTATCCGTCCATTTGATTTGAGGGACGCTCCATTGATCCGAGTTGGTTTGATCGAATTAAATCCGGAAGATCATGTGTTGTTGGTAGACATGCACCACATCATCAGTGATGGCGCTTCACAGGGAATCCTGATCAAAGAATTCATGAGTCTCTATGCAGGGGAAGTCCCCCAAGCTCCCCAATTGCATTACAAAGACTATGCGGAGTGGCAGAGCAGCCCGACTCATCAGGAGCAGCTATCGGCCTCCAGAGCCTACTGGCAGGAAGTCTTTGAAGAAGAGATAGTAGCGTTGAACCTGCCTTCAGATCATGCTCGTCCGAAGGCAAAAGATTACTCGGGAGCGATCAAGGGCTTTAGCCTGGATGCAGACCAGACGAGCCAATTAGAAGCATTGAGTCAGGAGCAGGGTGCCACGATGTTCATGACGGTACTTTCGTTGATGAATGTGCTGTTAAGTAAACTGTCTCATGAGGAAGACATTGTCATCGGTACCCCCACAGCAGGTCGTAATCATGCGGACCTGGAAGGCATGATCGGCATGTTTGTCAACACCTTGCCGCTACGCAATTACCCGAAAGGAGACCTAAGCTTCAAGCAATTCATACAATTGGTCAAGGAAAACACGCTGGAGGGATTTCATCATCAGGCCTATCAGTATGAAGACCTGGTAGAGGACTTGCAGGTGGTTCGTGATGCGAGCCGCAACCCCTTGTTTGATGTGATGTTTTCTTATCAGAACTTTGACGGTACAGCCTTGACGCTTCCGGGACTGAAACTGACCAGTTACCCAAGTAACCACTCGGTATCGAAGTTTGATTTGACCCTGACGGGCTCCACGGCAGGAGATCACTTGTACCTGAGTTTTGAATATTCGACGGAGTTGTTTGAGGCTACCACGATCGACCGGTTCATTTCCTATTTCCAGCGGATTGTGGATCAGGTACTGGCCGACCCGGAGGTAAAGCTGTCTGCAATCAACGTGCTTTCGAAGGAAGAGCAGGACCAGCTCCTAAATAATTTCAATGACACCAAGGTCACTTACCCTACAGATGAGACGGTAGTAGACCTGTTCGGCAGACAGGCGAATCAGCTACCCGAAGCAGTAGCTTTATTTCAGGAGGATACCTCCCTGACTTATAAAGAATTACAGAAAAAGGTAGATGCAGTAGCAGCAAGACTGACGGAAGAAGGAATGAATCCAGGGTCACTGATTGGGTTAATGACAGATCGTAGTTTTGACATGATCGCTGGGATACTGGGTATCCTCAAGAGTGGATGTGCCTACTTACCGATTGATCCGAAGTTTCCCCAGAGCAGGGTAGACTACATGCTGGAAGACAGTGGCGCATCCTTATTGCTGTGCTCACCAGCCCATGAACAGACTTTTGACTTATCCATCAAGACCCTGACGCTGGATTCTATTAACGAAACAAATACTCAGCAACCCATTGAAAACAAGAGTCACCCGGAAAGCCTGGCTTATGTGATGTACACCTCAGGGAGTACAGGTTTACCGAAGGGGGTACAAATAGCACATCAGTCATTGACCAACCTACAGCATGGACTTCAGGCAAGGTATCCACTAACCCAATCAGATCGCTATTTACTGAAGACGAACTACACGTTTGATGTATCGATGACAGAGTTGATGGGCTGGTTTGTGGGTGGAGGCAGCCTGGTGCTGCTACCACAAGGCGGAGAATCAGACATGGATGAGTTGATCCATACAATTGACAAGCATGAAGTGACGCATCTGAATTTTTCACCTTCGGTGTTTTCGGTATTCACAGACCGTCTGAAAGTCAAAGGAATCGATTCAGTTTCCAGCCTACGGTACATCTTTTTGGCTGGAGAGGCCTTACAACTTTCACAGGTAGAACGGTTCAACAATTTAGGGACAGCAGTCAAGTTGGAGAATTTGTATGGTCCAACAGAAGGGACGGTATACAGCACGGCCTTTTCTCTATCGAACCTGAACGGTCGTCAGGTAGTACCGATAGGTAAGCCGCTGGACAATGTGCGGATGTTGATACTGGATTCCTATGGCCAATTACAACCGCGAGGTGTAGTGGGAGAGTTGTGCATCGGTGGCCAGGGATTGGCGGTTGGCTACATGAACCGGGAGGAATTGACGGAAGAGAAGTTCATACCCGATCCGTATCATGTAGGTGAACGTTTGTACCGAACTGGTGACCTGGCGAGTTGGGAAGCAGATGGGACGATCCGATTCTTAGGCAGACAGGATGATCAGATCAAGATCAGGGGATTCCGAGTAGAGCTGGGAGAGATCGAACAACAGTTATTGTCCTATGAAGGGATCAATGAAGGAATAGTGCTGGCGAAAGGAGCAGGGTCCGACAAGTATCTGGTGGCCTACTATGTTTCATCGGAACCTTTAGAGGCCGCCACCTTAAGAGGTCACTTATCTGCTCAATTGCCAGAGTACATGCTGCCAACTTACTATGTGCACCTGGCATCATTCCCAGTAACCGCCAACGGCAAACTGGACCGCAAGGCCTTACCTGATCCTGAGATAGGAGTAGGTGAAGATTTTGACCCTCCTTCAGATAAAATCGAACATCGACTAGTAAAAATTTGGAGTGAAGTATTGAAAATCGATAAGAGTGGGATTGGGATCAATCAGAGATTTTTTGATTTAGGAGGAAATTCGCTAAGGACCATGTTCCTGCTGACTAAAGTAGAGGAAGAATACGGAATTGAAATTCAACTAAAAGCGTTTTATAAGGAACCCACGATCAAAAGGATTAAGAAGTTCATTTTAATATCAAAAATAAAGGCATGAGGTTTTGTTAACTTATAGCATGACTTTTGAATAGTTAACGTCAGTTCTTGTCTTTTTTTAGCGACATTTTCTGAGCGATTTATTTACATAT belongs to Cytophagales bacterium and includes:
- a CDS encoding amino acid adenylation domain-containing protein translates to MKIEQFISKLNALELSLAVSDGELKIRGKKTSLTSDILAEIKSRKPEILAFYDRVQSSSDYLPLMRAKEKTAYVLSSAQRRLYFLNEYNDQSLAYNMFLSLRLKGSLHVEKIENCFRQLVDRHECLRTVFLQKETAELVQEIREEVSFEMECYKLGQADIQDSIREFVRPFDLKQAPLLRAGIAKADDDLHFLMIDMHHIIGDGVSQGILISEFLDLYEGRSLPEVEVHYKDYAEWQKSDSKTSRPNRDKDFWLKEFKEELNAITLPLDYDRPRIKNYSGRTEDFVIAGDKLRQIEALNQREGTTMFMTLLAIFNVLLSRISGQEDVVVGVPTDGRSHSDLKHTVGMFVNTLAFRNFPSGSSSFKAFLKQVKERSLAGFDHKEYQYEDLVEALKVTRDTGRNPLFDVMFSYQNFDSGKFELPGLEIEEFQNPRDTSKFDLTLTGSTAGDHLYLSFEYSTELFEATTIDRFISYFQRIVDQVLADPEVKLSAINVLSKEEQDQLLNNFNDTKVTYPTDETVVDLFDRQANQLPEAVALFQEDTSLTYKDLQEKVDAVAARLTEEGLKPGSLIGLLTDRSFDMIAGILGILKSGCAYLPIDPKLPQSRVDYMLEDSGASLLLCSSVHEQTFDLSINTLTLDSLQTAKTQLQFENKSHPEGLAYVMYTSGSTGLPKGVQIAHQSLTNLLHGLQARYPLTQSDRYLLKTNYTFDVSMTELMGWFVGGGSLVLLPQGGESDMDELIHTIDRHEVTHLNFSPSVFSVFTDRLQVKGIDSVSSLRYIFLAGEALQHSHVERFNNLGTAVKLENLYGPTEGTVYSTAFSLSNLNGRQVVPIGKPLDNVRMLILDSYGQLQPRGVVGELCIGGQGLAVGYMNREELTEEKFIPDPYHAGERLYRTGDLASWEADGTIRFLGRQDDQIKIRGFRVELGEIEQQLLSYEGINEGIVLAKGEGSDKYLVAYYVSSEPVEAATLRGHLSARLPEYMLPTYYVHMSSFPVTANGKLDRKALPDPEIGVGEDYMAPSNETEQQLVQVWSEILELDADKISVTKSFFELGGNSLKAMVLVNRLSQVLDLSVPVKDLFTYQDIRSLSNHLMSLTAQTHVAIPGVPMQEYYATSSAQQRMYFLQAFDRGSLAYNMPYVLKLEGKLNKSGLEQAFQGLVDRHEVLRTTIEVVEGKVVQKVREEVAIQISHYTAAAEDIVGIVEGFIRPFDLRDAPLIRVGLIELNPEDHVLLVDMHHIISDGASQGILIKEFMSLYAGEVPQAPQLHYKDYAEWQSSPTHQEQLSASRAYWQEVFEEEIVALNLPSDHARPKAKDYSGAIKGFSLDADQTSQLEALSQEQGATMFMTVLSLMNVLLSKLSHEEDIVIGTPTAGRNHADLEGMIGMFVNTLPLRNYPKGDLSFKQFIQLVKENTLEGFHHQAYQYEDLVEDLQVVRDASRNPLFDVMFSYQNFDGTALTLPGLKLTSYPSNHSVSKFDLTLTGSTAGDHLYLSFEYSTELFEATTIDRFISYFQRIVDQVLADPEVKLSAINVLSKEEQDQLLNNFNDTKVTYPTDETVVDLFGRQANQLPEAVALFQEDTSLTYKELQKKVDAVAARLTEEGMNPGSLIGLMTDRSFDMIAGILGILKSGCAYLPIDPKFPQSRVDYMLEDSGASLLLCSPAHEQTFDLSIKTLTLDSINETNTQQPIENKSHPESLAYVMYTSGSTGLPKGVQIAHQSLTNLQHGLQARYPLTQSDRYLLKTNYTFDVSMTELMGWFVGGGSLVLLPQGGESDMDELIHTIDKHEVTHLNFSPSVFSVFTDRLKVKGIDSVSSLRYIFLAGEALQLSQVERFNNLGTAVKLENLYGPTEGTVYSTAFSLSNLNGRQVVPIGKPLDNVRMLILDSYGQLQPRGVVGELCIGGQGLAVGYMNREELTEEKFIPDPYHVGERLYRTGDLASWEADGTIRFLGRQDDQIKIRGFRVELGEIEQQLLSYEGINEGIVLAKGAGSDKYLVAYYVSSEPLEAATLRGHLSAQLPEYMLPTYYVHLASFPVTANGKLDRKALPDPEIGVGEDFDPPSDKIEHRLVKIWSEVLKIDKSGIGINQRFFDLGGNSLRTMFLLTKVEEEYGIEIQLKAFYKEPTIKRIKKFILISKIKA